DNA sequence from the Lycium barbarum isolate Lr01 chromosome 5, ASM1917538v2, whole genome shotgun sequence genome:
ttaaccttttaaagagaacctgctctgatactaaTTGATATTCTACATGACCAGTTATCTATCTTAATCTATACCAGTTTTTCACCTATAGGATAGAACACGTCACTCTACCTGTTCCAAGCCAGCGTAAGCGGAATAATAAATAACATAAAAGTAAGCACACAACAATTTTTACGTGAAAACCACCCAGCTCACAAAGGGTgaaaaaaccatgacctacatCTTTATAGGATTTTCCCAAACTCCGCTTCAATGGTGAGCCTTTGCAAATTCAATTTACaactctgtaacctaggaactaaactCTAATTCCGATCTCACTAATCTCTCTAGACTAATGAGCCTACTTCAAGTtatcccaacttgaagttgaatctgACTAACATTTATAcctataataatataataattgcTTCTAAAAATGATGATAAAGGTACAACTCAATAAACAATTCTAATATACAAATCTAGACACAAAAACTATAACACGTAAACTCTATGAAACAggttcttcaatcttcttcttgtATCAGGTCGCACTTTTGTAATCAAAACTCTCTCAACTATTGCATTGACGTTGTTGCTAAATATTCTGATTTTCTCTCTTTGTGAATGCGAAAACTTCTTCATGGAAGGACTtggatatatacatacatacatacatatcattaAGTTTGCATCAAGTCGGGTGAACTCAATCCCTACGTGGTAAGGCCCATTATGAGAGTGAGGGTTTGAGTTGACTTGAGATTCTTGCTTTCAACATGGCTTCAGTGTCCTTGTAGGAGTCTGAAGTATCATGGTAATTATGGAAAGAAATCTTGCAACTTGTCTGCCAAGTCTTTGGCATAAATCACAAATCCTACTCGCAGTAGGTTTCTGAGCTGGAACATGTTCTTCCACCTGGTTCATTCACTTCTGATTCGTCTAATTGCTTGCGATggaacatgtccacagaccttaTTCACCCTTGTCTTGCAACTATCTCTGATCTATTCACTCCTAGTTCATTCACTGCACCTATCTCTGATATAAAAACATGTCTGCAGACCTGGTTCATTCACCCTGTTCatttactttgtcaatcatcaaaaaaCACACGTGCTTATGCCAACAAAACTATTACATATATTATTCATCCGTTCGTCTTGACACAATTGTATTGACTCGATACGAAATGAGTGTGGATATTTCGTGTTGTGTAGATTCTTCAGAATTTACTATGAATAACAAATCACTGCACGTATTCATTTTGGAGACGAGTGCTAGATACGCCTCTACACACCAGTGACGGGTAAGTACTTACCTCTAATTAATTGAGTGCATAGCTCCTCACAACCCTTTGCTAAAAGAAAGTCAGTTTTCTACCTTGCCCTTTCACCCAATATGCAGGAAGACTGTGTCAACCTGTTTAACCTCCTTATAAGGCACCTGCCCCAAATTGTTCCAATTATGTTATCATGTGATGTGCAAGTACACTAATGTTTAATACAGGGCTAAATAGAATAGCACTGATCATAATTCAAAGGACACATCCAATTGACTTCATGTACGAGATTCCTCCTAGGTCAACGTAGGCGACACAAAAATATTGGCAATGTTGACTGTGTTGATTATAATACAATCAACTAGCAATAGTTAGTGACTCCATGGGATGTTATAGCTGTCAAGAGCAAGTATATCACCGATTGTGATGCCTAAAGTTAAGTACAATTAATTGCCAACTTATATCACCATCTAGGAACTTTGTTTTATATGAAGGGACAAAACCAACTTTCTCCGCTCCACACATGAGAAAAAAAGTCAGACTTAACATGTTCTCTTTTTGCGAAATTTGAAAGGGGAAATCACATCCTAGGAGCGCTTTATGACCAATATAAACGAGTCAAACTTTGGTAAATGTTAAAATGAAATCTCATAAAAACACTAAGGCTTCATTGTTTGTAGTTAATGGAGGTGTGAATTTGAATGGTTCAAACCTTAGGTCATTAAGTacatttgtttacattaagatctaacTATTTAGTTGGTTTGAATAAGTCTTAATCATTAAAATCTTGAACAAAATTTAAATATCATTAAGAGGCATCTTGAACAAAGTTTAAATATCATTAAGAGGCATTTTGTATGGATATTTTTTACCACCGGctccaccccacccccactcccaccACCCACCCAAGCCTCCACTACCCCACCCCTATACCAACCCCCACCACCCATCCACAAACCTTATCCCTCCCTCCCCCACTCACCACCAACACTTCCCCAGCCCCACTACCCACCCCCATCTACCCACCACAACCCCCACCCTACCCCCAGCACCCACCTACCTTACCCCCAACCACCCCCCTCACCACCACCCTATCCCCAGAcccaccccaccaccaccaccttcACAACCCTTCCACCACCACTACAAaacatctccaccattactagtgaacataaatatttttttttgtcaaataatatttttattttattaaatttgtatttattttctaatttttagttacttttttattagaattatatatttattatgtttaaataaatatgttatacacattcagatgttgaaaaacaaacagcttaatcattcagtgttcagatatagagataacatcttaatcattcagatgtgcattaaGATTCAGacatcttaatcttaatgaaaacaaatgaggcctaagttggAGATAAATTGGACTTGCTTTTGCAATTATAGCTCCATTTAATATGATAATTATTAATTATAAcaaatatatataaatttgtGATTATTGCACTTTTGATCCTCTACTATTGACAAAATTTAAATTTTGGGCCTTTTGATATTTCATAAAATATGTTTCACCTTTGATGAAAGTGTGCTTATACATGGTTCCTTTTGCAAATGATATATGTTATATTTAGATTATTTTTAGAGTAATGGTACAAATTTAATATAACACATGAGTAATTAATGCTTTGAATCTTTAATAATTCGTTAAATTTGTGAAtgtttttaagcaaaaggagaaaaaagaacaATCATAAGGATTAAAATCATAATTTGATAACTAGTGTTTTTCTTACTTTTTTATTCTCTCTTTCTTTCAATTGTCTGAACCTAAAATGCTTTTTGGTAGTGACACATTTCTATAAtggaaaataatttaatttaaatttctTATTTACCCTTAATATGAAGTATTTATGGTCATATTATAACATGTTTACTACCATATTTATGATTATACGTTTTAAaagtctttatttcttttttaaattcaGAATCCAGTCAAATAAATTCATACGTGTTGAAATATGAAAGTACTGTATATTCCTATTGGGTCAACACATCACAACAACTAGCATTGAAGTTCCATTGAGGTCAATACCTTCTAAATAAGCTATGGTAAGTGTCGGGGCAAGTGTTTGCTACAATAATACAACTGCACCACTTTATAATTTTTTGATTTTGACTCAGTCAGCAAAGTTCCTTTTCACACTATGCTAAATTATAGTCATAGATCTTAAGGGTAAAGCTGTTGAGCATGTGCTCAGAAACAAAAACTTTACAGTAACCAATTATGACCAGAGATCAAGGCAATTACACAGACTATATTTTTATGGAACTTCAAATGGCATAGTAATAAGGAATTTGAGTAAGAAAAGTTTCATGCGCAGCCGCGTAAAAAATATTTACACGAAAATAGCAATTGTAGGTAGTTCTACGTAATAAACATTTATGATCAACCCAAAATAAATAGTAATTGACCTGCTATAATATGTAAATCACTGATAATGTAAAAATTCTTTACAATATCAGTATAGATAATTGAAATCCTTTAAGTAAATACACTGATAGTGTAATTGTAGTTTTAGGAATGCCTGTGGTTTGAGACGGGACAATATGAATAACTCATTAAAAACAAATAGTGTCTGCAACATTTGCTAGAGTTGATCATTTTCGGGGCGTTTGATCTGTTTTCCTTTTTCGGGTTTAGAATGATAGTTCTGAAAATAAACTACTGATCAAAATTAAGACAATATGATGATACTTGTGAAGCATAATCTTTAAAGAAAGTTACTAACTCGAAAATCTAGCACAGTAGATATAGTTAATTGCAACTGCTGCAGATACTGTATCATAATTCAGGCACTATACAATAATGTTACATTGGGAATGACCCCCCTAGAAAGAAGGTAGCTCAATATGGTATTCACAAAAGGAATTTGACTAAATCAGACCAAATATCAGTAAAACAATGGAGAGTGAGTACAAATTAGTGTTAAGTTCATTTGCTCAAACCTTAATCCAAATCACAGACACAAACTTGAGTTGGCTAAACAATTCACCTTCAAAAGGTTGGCCTTTGCTGAGAACAAACTCACATGTCAATTCCAGATAATCATTGAGTCAAGTTAATTCTTGATCACCTTAGTTTATCTAGGATCGATCCAACTCTCCGTTAATTTATTCCCAGAAGATTGTGTAGAGGAGCTTGGTTGACGGATAAATCTTTTTCCGTGCAGATTAAATGGACTAAATTCTGAACTACCAGAATTGAGGAATGGCGGCTGTGTTGGCTGACGAATTTCATGGTTCTCGGTGAGCATTTTCACGACATTTGACATGGAGGGTCGTAGTTCTGCTGATGCTTGTACACAAAGAAGACCTACTTGAAGCAGCTTAGATGCCTCCTCTTCATTGAAGTTACCCTTTAACAAAGGGTCAAATGCTTCGCAAGATTTTCCCATCCCATACAAGTTCCACAACTAGAAACCACAACGACATGAGTTTAATAAGTACTGTTAATGTCCATTGAGGAAAGAAAATATGTCACAAGAAAGTACCTGCTGCAGAAGAGAATTAGTGTTCTGGAAAACATAACTGTTCTTCTTTCCACATACGACTTCGATAACAAGAACTCCAAAACTATAGACATCAGCTTTCTCAGTCAGTATACCACGCACAACATACTCTGGAGCCATGTAACCGCTGCAATTCCAAATCTCATTAATTCTTTTAACAGCAAGACCTTAATGATGAGCTAGTTGTACAAAACAGATTGGGCACTTCTTAGCTTATTGAGATTTAATCATTTCAGCATACAAATTTATGTTGTTTAATCCTCAGtggttaaagaaaaaataaagaatcACCGAAAACAGGTATTGAACTTACAGTGTGCCAGCAATAGCTGTGCTAATATGACTCCTGTCTTCAGGAAATAATCTGGCTAGACCAAAATCAGCTATTTTTGCTGTGAAATCTTCATCTAGAAGAACATTGCTCAACTTTATGTCTCTGTGGATGATCCTTAACTTTGATTCTTCGTGAAGATAGGCTAATCCCTCAGCAGTACCCAATACAATTTTGTATCTTTGACCCCATGTAAGTGGCGGAAGATTCTTTGTGTCTGATTAAGTGCAAATCAAAGGCATTTACGTAAGTATGCTCTATTCCAGGGGTAACAAGATAAGACTACATCAATTTTTCACAAATAAAGGTGGATTAGATACTTATAACTTACCAAAGACATAATCCGCAAGACTATGATTGGCCACATACTCATAAACTAGAAGACTTTCAGGCCCTGTAATGCTGCAACCCAATAGCTTTACCAGGTTTTTGTGATGTATGCCGCTAATCAAATTGACCTCATTAAAGAAATGATCAACCCACTGCCTTGTATTGAAGAAGAGCCTCTTTATAGCAACAACCTGCCCATCCGGCAAGATCCCCTATTTTTTCATGTATAAACACGACTATCGTAAGGCTCAAGTCTTTGCTATAAGAAAATCATGTTGAAAGAGGCATTACCTTGTAAACGGAACCAGAACCTCCTTGTCCCAATTTATTGGAGTTGTTAAAGTAATTTGCTGCCTCCTCAAGAGTTTCATAGGAAATATTCAGTTTTGATTTATTAACTGTCCCTATGAGAGCTCCTAGCTGCTTCTTCTCTACATCATCAAAGCAAATTCGAGTCAAATTAACATTTTGATCAATCAGATTCAAACAGgaagaataaataagcaaagGGAGGGGCTTCTTCCTTCAACAGAGGTAATGCTTATTCTTCTCCATCGAGATGTCATATTTTGGAAAGAATGAAAATGATTGACTTAGAAATTAGTACCTCTCTTTTGTTTCAGAACCTTCTTCCTCACAAAGAATGAAACAGCCGATACGAATAGCAAGAAAGCAGAAATACCCAAAGTTGTTGCGAGAATAACAGCCAAGCGATTTGATCGTCCTGATAATCAATCAAAATGCAACAGCATGAATGACTTAAttttttaaaagcatttcattGTCTGCAATTGCATATGTGCTGATTTCACTCTTCATATATGTATAAGTCAACCATTCAActcataaaatatagtgaaaataAAAAAGCATCACAAGCCAAAAACCAAGATATACAGAGAGCTAATGAAACCAATATTTAGATTTTCTGCAATTGCATCAATGTATTTTTGTTAAATCTGTGTGGGTAGAATTTGGGTATCTAATAAAACCAAAAACCAAGATATACAAACTGCAAGATGCCAAATCTTAACTCATAATGAAAGCAATTATTCAAGAAATATCGAAGTCACCTCCATTTCCATGAGGCGTTTCTTAAATCATACCAAATGATAAAGTAGTTATCTTTTAAAATAGAAAAAATTGGGCAGAACAAGTTAAACTTTCTATTGTCTATATCCAATAGTTTTAGTATCATCGCAAACGACACAAAAACAAATATAAGATCATTGGGTAAGATTGAAATAACTCATGAAACCAAGAAACATCGGAAGCATAGtattaattaagtaaataaaaatgtACCCTCTCTAACAGTTTAAGCTTCGAAACATAGCCGCCATAATAAGAAGCAGGTGAAGCAGCTAGAAGTACTCACGCCCTTGAATTATTATTCACGCGCTTGAGAGAACCATGTCGAAGGAACTCGGCAAAATGACCCGGTTTGAATGTTGATATATACCGTCTTTCAGCTGACCTTTTCGGTTCATCTTCATCAAAGGCCAAGATCTCCATGAATTCTATTATTTTGCCTCTCTGAAGGATACGTCCTATCCACATAGAAATCATACCCTCTTCCACACATTACCGGTGGATGCTATAGTCGCTATCACTTTGGGTGTAAATCTTTCTATCGGGAAAGCCTCGATTATCCAAAGGGGAAAGATAAGCCCTACCCACTATCCTTTCCCCAAAAAAAGGGGCCCGTCCTCGATGAGATAGATTACACAATTAAACATGATATCAAAGCGGGCAGAAGTCCTGAGTTCAAATGGCACAGAAAAAAGTACCCTCTCTAATAGtttaaacttttagatgaaaCGATTACACAATTAAACATCATATGAAAGCATGCAAAGGTCCTGAATGCAAATCTCACCACCACAGACAAAAGTATCCTCTCTAAAAActtaaacttttagatgagaGACCACACAAttagacaagaaaaaaaaatcaagacagAAAGAACTTACCCCCATTTGCAGCTGGAGGTGTATCACTGACAGAATTGTTAAAGAATTTCTGAGTAGAATACCTAACATAACAACCAGTATTCAAAACTCTCCCTTCTTCTTTAGGAGAACAAGAACCAATTTTCTTAACTGCATCAGAAAGACACCTTTGGCAAGCACTTCCATTCACAAATTCCCAACATTGAGCCAATCCATAAACACTCAAATTCCCACTACTCACAACAGCAGTTAAAAACCCATCATTCTTTAAACCCCCAACTTCCAAATTCCTCACTAACTTCCCAACATTTTCTTTAAACAAACTTTGATCCCCAGAAAAACTTGAATTACCACAAATAGTCCTATCCACAGAACTTACACTTTCATTAAAGAACTTATAATAATCATACCTTAAAAAACATCCATCATAATATAATCTCCCACCATTAACTAATCTTTGAAATGGCAAGCACCTTAGGATTTGTGTTTTACACTGAGCAAAACAGAGATTACAATCTCTCTGTGATAAGTCTTTCATACACTCACCATAAGCATAAACTGTATTATTTCCTGTACCATTCGTCACAGCTCCAAATTTGTTACGTGCAACTAGTGGTGTAATGGAATCTAAGGCTGCTAGAAAATTGGGCACGTAGACTTGTCGATCAGATTGTGCAGCTGTTGTGTTTGAACATATTAAAGCTGCTTCTGTTGCTCTTGGATCACAAATTGATTGATTTATTAAACCAAATAGTGTAAATACAAAAACCCATTTTGATGAATAATCCATTTGTAGGAATTAAGGTAGTAGGATAATTGAATTTGATGACATAACTTAAAGAGGTTTTATGGGATAGAAGTTGTTGCAGCAAGAAAATGGAAgtttacttttttttcttttccaaaggTGTAATAACGAGATCAAGACATTTTTTGTACAGTGTAGGTGGGGTCCACTAGCCACCGAAGCTGACGACTTTGAAATTTCCAAATCTAATAAGTGAGGTGGTGAGAAGACTTGGTATTTATCTTGTTGACTTTgaggaaatgagaaagttacagtgatattcaattttttttttattttctatcttTTTTAATATAATAATGATAGTATTTCTAGGAGTT
Encoded proteins:
- the LOC132641114 gene encoding cysteine-rich receptor-like protein kinase 3, coding for MDYSSKWVFVFTLFGLINQSICDPRATEAALICSNTTAAQSDRQVYVPNFLAALDSITPLVARNKFGAVTNGTGNNTVYAYGECMKDLSQRDCNLCFAQCKTQILRCLPFQRLVNGGRLYYDGCFLRYDYYKFFNESVSSVDRTICGNSSFSGDQSLFKENVGKLVRNLEVGGLKNDGFLTAVVSSGNLSVYGLAQCWEFVNGSACQRCLSDAVKKIGSCSPKEEGRVLNTGCYVRYSTQKFFNNSVSDTPPAANGGRSNRLAVILATTLGISAFLLFVSAVSFFVRKKVLKQKREKKQLGALIGTVNKSKLNISYETLEEAANYFNNSNKLGQGGSGSVYKGILPDGQVVAIKRLFFNTRQWVDHFFNEVNLISGIHHKNLVKLLGCSITGPESLLVYEYVANHSLADYVFDTKNLPPLTWGQRYKIVLGTAEGLAYLHEESKLRIIHRDIKLSNVLLDEDFTAKIADFGLARLFPEDRSHISTAIAGTLGYMAPEYVVRGILTEKADVYSFGVLVIEVVCGKKNSYVFQNTNSLLQQLWNLYGMGKSCEAFDPLLKGNFNEEEASKLLQVGLLCVQASAELRPSMSNVVKMLTENHEIRQPTQPPFLNSGSSEFSPFNLHGKRFIRQPSSSTQSSGNKLTESWIDPR